DNA from Streptomyces luteogriseus:
ATCGTGAGCGTCTTGCCCTTGGCGATCGGCTCCGGACTCGCGTTGACGGTCAGCTTGGAGTGCCGCTGGAGCCGGGTGGTGGTGTAGGCCCATCGGTCGGTGTAGCTGCCGTCGTAGGCGGACACCTGGGCTTCGACCTTCCAGGTGCCGGCGTCGGCGTTCGTGAGCCACCAGTCCGGTTCGAAGGTGAAGGTCTTCGAGCAGGTCGACGTAGTGCTGCTGGTGGCGACGCAGTCCGCCGGGGTGGTGGTCTCGTTGGGGTCGATCAAGCCGTCGGCGCTGTAGTAGGGGTCGGTGCCGTCCGGGCCCCGCCACAGGTTGAAGTCCGCGTCCCAGATGCCCGACGGGTCGGTGGCGGTCACGGAGACCGTGATCGTTTTGTCGGTCGTGTCGACCACGATGTTCTTGCCGCCGTTGACTACGACGGCGTCGACCTGGATGTCGCCCACGTTGTCGTCCGCGTGGGCACCGGGGATGGCGAGGCCTGCCATTCCGGCGACGGCGGTGAGTACGGCAAGGGCAGCGCGCTTGCGCATGTGTCTCCTTCACAAAGTGATGAGTCGGAGCCGCCGAGCGGGGCAGGGCGGGGACGATTGATGCGGGTCGGGGTCGTCAGGGGCCGGAGACGGACCCGATCGTGTACGGGAAGGGCTCCTGATGCCGGAGAACCGTGGCCAGGGAGCCCGGGCGGGCGTCGACCTGGGGCACCCGGCCGTCCGACGTGAGCGTCTTCGCGGCGCCGGACGTGTCGGACTTACCGAATGTGCCGGACGTGGCGGACGTGCCGGGGCAGTTGATCGGGCGGGCACCGGTCTCGGTCTGGCTGTAGGGAGGCGTAGCCCTGGCGGCCGCCGACATGTTCCATGACGGCGAATACCTACGACGTGCTGCGCGCGGTGCCACTCTGCTCCCCCGGTTCAACTCGGCATGCCCAGGCGCAGCTGTCACACAGACCTGCCCGACCTGTCCAGCGCGCCGGCATGCTCAGACGTCACCCGGACGCCGGCGACCGCACCTCCGGCCGCCGCCGGCCCCTCCCTGAAGACGCGCTGGGCATGCACTGCGGCGCCGCAGATCTTCGCGCAGGTCGCCGAGCCCCCACACGTCCCGCCGGCCGGGCTCCGAGTCAGGGGTGCTCGTAGAGCTGGAGGAGGCCGCCGAGGGAGAAGCACGAGGCGCCGGTCAGGGTGGCCCAGTCGGCGATGGCGGCGTTGATCAGGCTGCCGGTGGAGGGCCGGGTGAAGGCGACGAGGGCCGAGACCATGAAGAGGACGGAGCCGAGCTGGTTCACGGCGACGATCCACCAGCCCGGACTGCGGCGGCGGACGCAGAGCCGGCCGTGGCAGATCTCGACGAACGCGAGGTGCCCGGAGACCAGGAACAGCACGCAACCGATGACGTCCGGGGCCCAGATCAGCCGGTTGATCTGCTGGACGCTCAGCCCTTGGAGGAAGGAGTCCAGCAGGTCGACGGCGAACACCAGGGTGCCGGCGAAGAGGACGAACGCGCTCAGCCAGTCCACTCGCGCCGGCTCGTAACTCCACCAGTGCCAGCCGTGGGTGACGAGCCGGCCCTCACCACCGGGCACGTGGCGGGGAGCGTTGATGACCTGGAGCAGTGAGACGTAGCCGCCGGTGTTGAAGAACAGGCCGCCGGCGAAGTAGACGGAGGCGCACGTGGTCGCGTCGCCGGAGCCGAACCGGGCGATACCGGCGCCCACCGCGAAGAGGGCTCCGCCGACGATGAAGGCGGTCGCGGCGGTGACGTTGAGCCTGCGCAGGCGGCGGAGTGCGATCTCACTGGCGCTGATGTGCCGAGTGGCGGGTGAGCCGGGCGGCCGGACGGCGATGGTCCCGCGCCGTCGGGCGGGCCGTGACTCCCATACGGCGGTGCTCCCGTCCGGAGGGTGCCAGGTGAGGCGCGTGGTGAACGGTCCCGCTCCCTCGGCGCGTTGCTCGGTTCGTGGCACGGACCGAGCGTAGGTCGCCTGCCAGGCCGTCTCGCGGGCGAAACGCCGCGCGCTCCCGCACGCCCCTGGTGCACCCCCCGCGGGAGTGCCACCCTGAGGGACCCATGCCGCGTATATCACCTGATAGAGGTGTCCGATGGACAGCATCTGGTCGCTGCTCGGCCTTCTGCTCCTCATATCGGCCCCGCTCCTGTTCCTGCTCCTCGCCATCGTCGGATCGTCGGCGCCGGACCATGACCGGTATCGGGTTCCGGCGCCGCCGCCCATGACCCCGCCTGCGGGCTTCCCTCCGAACCCGGCCCGTTTCTTCGCCGGTTCAGGGGGGAATCGAGGACACGCTGCCGCGGCCCAAGGGGGCGCACGGTCCGCAGTGAGATCCCGGTCAGGCCCCGTGCAGGGTGCGCGCGGGCGGTCGAGGCGAAGCCGCCGTGACCGGTTCTCCGGCGGCCGTCAGTACCGGTGGCCGGGCCAGTGCCGGTCCGTCCAGCGGTCCTCGTCGGTGAGTCCGAGCAGCCGTATCCGGTGCTGCAGATCCGCTGGCGCACCCGACTCGCGGAGCCGCGCCGCGGCGTGGCCGAGGAGCCAGGCGACCAGGTCGGCGCGCATCCTCTCCGCGTCGTTCTCGTACCAGTCGACGCTCCACGGCAGGCTGTACCCCAGGAGTTCGTACTCCCATTCCGCCGCCGCCTCGGCCAGCCGCAGGTCGGCGAGGTGCCCGGTCTGTCTCTCCCATTCGGCGAGCCAGGGCTCCAGCGTTCCGGACGCCTCGGCACACAGCGCGAAGACCTGGTGTGCCGGTACGACCGCGTCCGGATCGGTGAGGCTCTGCACCCACCAGGCATGGAGAAACTCACGTACTGGGCCGGCGTGCTCCTCGGGCCACTGCTGCCAGCGGCCGCGGGCCAGCGAGTACCCGGCCTCTTCGAGTCGTCCGAACATCGGTTCCGCGCGGCCGGCGACCAGGACCGTGGCGAACTGCGGCAGGATGCGGCGCAGCACTGCGGCGTGATCGGACCAGTCGATGGCCTGCCAGGTCCGGCGCAGGAGGTCCGGCTCCAGTTCCACGTCCGGCTTCTTCAGCAGGGCGAGCTCCTCCGGACCGCCCCAGTGGCACTCGCAGTTGTGCTCGTCCGGATGTGCGGTCATGCCGCGAAAGGTGACGGAGAGGTTCTCCAGCGCCGCGCCGAGGCGGCGCTGTGCGGGACGGTCGGTGAGATGCATGTGCCCGGCCTTCGAGGACTCCGTCCGGCTCCCGCCGTCCGAAGGTCGCCACCTTACCCGCGTACCGTCGTGTCCGGCGGCCGAGCGAGGATCGCGACCGGCCGGCAGGCGGAGAGAACGGTCGTCCGAGCGGCCTCCACGACGTGACCGGGACCCCTGCGGCGCGTCACGGCTCAGACCGGTTCGGGCTGCGGTTCCGGTTGCGGGGCAGCCGGTGCGAGCGTCGATTCCCACAGCCTGGTGGTCCGTACGTAGCCGAGGATCACCGAGGCCATCGCCAGGATGAGAAGGGGCCCGAACACCTCCGGGTGACCGGCCATCCTCATCGGCAGGTAGCGGTAGGACACCAGGAGCGCGACGAACACCGTGGTGCCGTGGACGAGCAGCTGGACGCCCCGCCGGTCCCAGCCGCGTTCGAACGAGCGCAGCGCCGCCTCGATGGTCAGCGCGAACACGACGCCGGCGACCAGGTCGACGCCGTAGTGGTAGCCGAATCCGAGGGTGGCGGCGAGGGTGGCGACCAGCCAGAACGTACCCGCGAACCGCAGCATCCGCGGCGCCCGGCGGGTGTGGATGAAGATCGCGACAGCCCACGCCGTGTGCAGGCTGGGCATGCAGTTGCGGGGTGTGATCCCGTCGTACGTCATCGGTGCGGGGGCGGTGATCGGCAGCGGCGTGTGCGGCCACAGGTCGGCCGCCGCCCACTCCACACCACCGGTGCCGGAGGCGCCCGGGCCGTAGGCGAAGACCGGTCCGACCACCGGGAAGAGCATGTAGATGCCGGGCCCCAGGAGCCCTATCACCAGGAAGGTACGCACCAGGTGATGCTTCGGGAAGCGGCGCTCGGCCGCCACGTTGCGCAGCTGGTACGCCGCGACGACCACCGCGGCCACCGCGAGCTGGCCGTAGACCAGTTGGAGAACGTGGGAGCTGACCGGGTCCGTGGCCTCGACCAGCCGGCCCGCCAGCCAGGACGGGTTGCCCAGCGCGTGATCGGCCATGGCCACGTACTGGTCGAGCACCGTCGGGCGGGTCTTCGACGTGATGAGGAGCCAGGTGTCGCCGATCTTGCGGGCGGCCACCAGCAACAGGCCCAGCCCGACGCCCTTCAGCAGCAGGGCGCGTTCACCGCCGGTGCGGCGGGTGACGGCGACGACCGCGAAGCCCAGCATCACCCACAGCGCGCCGGTGCCGAAGAACTCGCCCTCGGCCGCCTCGATACCGGCCGCCCATCGCACCAGCAGGAGGACGGAGTCGATACCGATCGCGGCGCCGGCCGCGATGAACCGCTGCCGCCAGGTCAGCACCACCATCATCAGCACCAGGCCGCCGTACAGCGGGCCCGGCTTGGCGGCGAAGAACAGGGCCTTCACCTGGTTGGTGATCGGCCCGGGTTCACCGTAGCGGCGTGCGGCGATCTCCAGCGCGACGAGGAATCCGAACGCCACCACACCCGCCGCGATCCACAGCATCGCGCGCCAATGGCGCCACGCACCCCACGACGTCATGCCGCCTATTCGCGAGAACACCCGCGATCTTCTGGCTATCAATCTTCTGGCCGATTCATCCGAATGGCTGGGGGGAGGGACGGCGACGGCGGGACCATCGCGCGGTCGAACATGTTATCGGAGCACCTCATCCGGTCGCCGCTTCCGCGAACTGATTGGTGTCGAACAGCTCGTTGATGTGCCCGCCGAGTTCCAGCCAGTGGCGTCCGGAGAGATCGGCGGCGGCGCGGGCGTCGCCGCCGGCGCAGACCTCGACGAGCCGGTCGTGGTGCTCGATGGTGTTGCGCCCGCCGAGCAGGGTGGAGAACTTGCGGTGGAGGATGCGGTGGATCTGCGGGTGGAGCTGCTCGACGATCCGGCTGAGCACGGGGTTGCCGGCGGCCGTGAGGGGGACGGCGTGGAAGCGGTCGTCGGCCGCGAGCGCGGCGGCGGTGTCGTCGGTCGCGACGGCCCGTTCGAAGTCGCGGTTGGCCTCGCGCATGCGCCCGAGGTCCTCATCGGTCATGACCGGGACGGCCGCTTCCACGGCGAGCTGGTCGAGGGAGCGCAGGACGGCGAGGGTGTTCTCGACGTCGCGCCGGTTGAGGGTGGTGATGCGGGTGTAGACGCCGGGCTTCGCCTCGACCAGGCCGATGTCGGCGAGCCGGGCGAGCGCCTCGCGCACGGGGGTGCGACTGAGACCGAGGCGCTCGGCGAGCTCGCCGTCCCTGACCTTCTCGCCGGGGACGAGTTCCCCGCGCACGATGGAGTCGCGCAGGCGGTCGAAGACCTCGTCACTGAGGAGGCGGCGGGAGACGGGACGGTCGAGTGACATATTGCGTACAGTACATCGCTGCTTTCCCGGCCTGACCGGCCGTGGCCCGGTGGACGAGGGCCCGGGCCAGGACGAGCGCCGGATCGACGAGGGGGACGTCCACGGCGCCGACGGGCAGACCGAGGGGGATCTCGGTGCAGCCGGCGATCACCGCCTGCGCGCCTCGTGCGGTCAGGCGCCGTGCGGCGCGGGACAGCAGCAGAGTCGTCACGCCGTCGCGCCCTCCGGCCTTGACCGCGCGGACGGCGGTCATGACCTCGTGGTCCTGGCTTGTGGGGTCGGGGAGTACGAGGCGGATGCCGACGCGGTCCAGCCACTCCTCGTAGAGGCCGGCCCGGACGGTGCCGGTCGTGGCGAGGAGTCCGGCGGTGTGGATGCGGGGGCGGAATGTGGTGAGGTGCCGGGCGACCTCGTCGATCATGTGGACGATGGGCAGGCCGACATGGTCGGCGATGCGCGGCACGAAGGCGTGCGCGGTGTGGAGTGGGGTCGGGGCCGTCGCCCAGGAGGGCCTCGGTGCGGTCGGGGATGGTGGGGTCGGACCAGATGACCGCCCGCAGGTGGTCCTGGTCACTGGAGCCGGGGGTCGTCGAGACGAGCTTGGCGTAGAAGTCGGCCGTGGCTGCCGGGCCCATGCCGC
Protein-coding regions in this window:
- a CDS encoding calcium-binding protein, which gives rise to MRKRAALAVLTAVAGMAGLAIPGAHADDNVGDIQVDAVVVNGGKNIVVDTTDKTITVSVTATDPSGIWDADFNLWRGPDGTDPYYSADGLIDPNETTTPADCVATSSTTSTCSKTFTFEPDWWLTNADAGTWKVEAQVSAYDGSYTDRWAYTTTRLQRHSKLTVNASPEPIAKGKTLTITGKLTRANWDTLDYRGYTDQPVKLQFRKAGTTTYTTVKTVYTSSTGTLTTTAPASEDGYWRWNFAGTSTTPAVSATGDFVDVQ
- a CDS encoding phosphatase PAP2 family protein; this translates as MTSWGAWRHWRAMLWIAAGVVAFGFLVALEIAARRYGEPGPITNQVKALFFAAKPGPLYGGLVLMMVVLTWRQRFIAAGAAIGIDSVLLLVRWAAGIEAAEGEFFGTGALWVMLGFAVVAVTRRTGGERALLLKGVGLGLLLVAARKIGDTWLLITSKTRPTVLDQYVAMADHALGNPSWLAGRLVEATDPVSSHVLQLVYGQLAVAAVVVAAYQLRNVAAERRFPKHHLVRTFLVIGLLGPGIYMLFPVVGPVFAYGPGASGTGGVEWAAADLWPHTPLPITAPAPMTYDGITPRNCMPSLHTAWAVAIFIHTRRAPRMLRFAGTFWLVATLAATLGFGYHYGVDLVAGVVFALTIEAALRSFERGWDRRGVQLLVHGTTVFVALLVSYRYLPMRMAGHPEVFGPLLILAMASVILGYVRTTRLWESTLAPAAPQPEPQPEPV
- a CDS encoding GntR family transcriptional regulator gives rise to the protein MSLDRPVSRRLLSDEVFDRLRDSIVRGELVPGEKVRDGELAERLGLSRTPVREALARLADIGLVEAKPGVYTRITTLNRRDVENTLAVLRSLDQLAVEAAVPVMTDEDLGRMREANRDFERAVATDDTAAALAADDRFHAVPLTAAGNPVLSRIVEQLHPQIHRILHRKFSTLLGGRNTIEHHDRLVEVCAGGDARAAADLSGRHWLELGGHINELFDTNQFAEAATG
- a CDS encoding aspartate/glutamate racemase family protein — protein: MPRIADHVGLPIVHMIDEVARHLTTFRPRIHTAGLLATTGTVRAGLYEEWLDRVGIRLVLPDPTSQDHEVMTAVRAVKAGGRDGVTTLLLSRAARRLTARGAQAVIAGCTEIPLGLPVGAVDVPLVDPALVLARALVHRATAGQAGKAAMYCTQYVTRPSRLPPPPQ